One window of Microcoleus vaginatus PCC 9802 genomic DNA carries:
- a CDS encoding response regulator, whose translation MTFEEALEFIESALESKTSKPLNFLEQEILKAAWENATYSAVADSLYLSVGHIKDSSSLLWQRISDLMGEKVTKNNFRSLLEKQSTTSAIAEAKGEGELMTMASVGESDINELGTCKGNILIVDDLPENLRFLTEILAKEGYKVRGVTNGLMALRTVRHYPPDAILLDIKMPDMDGYQVCEALKSDEKTSEIPIIFLSALDQVFDKVKAFKVGGVDYISKPFQPEEVLVRLETQVTIQHQKRQLKEAIERHQQTAEIAYQSRSLLANLLNSSLDGIAAVQAVRGDIAGEIEDFRCLVVNPVFARLLGKKRTDLAGEPVLKKLLNHLSPGLFDLLVEVVETGESLKGEVHLESDYLGKCYYFTAVKLGDGCSITIRDLTDLKQSALKSMIEQNQPRTSIK comes from the coding sequence ATGACTTTTGAAGAAGCCCTAGAATTTATCGAATCAGCCTTAGAGTCCAAAACCAGTAAACCGTTAAATTTTCTTGAGCAGGAAATCTTAAAAGCAGCTTGGGAAAACGCAACTTATAGTGCTGTTGCTGACAGCTTGTACCTCAGCGTAGGACATATCAAAGATTCATCTTCCCTCTTGTGGCAGCGCATTTCAGACTTAATGGGGGAAAAAGTTACTAAAAATAACTTCCGCTCTCTCCTAGAGAAGCAAAGCACCACAAGTGCGATCGCCGAGGCCAAAGGCGAAGGCGAACTTATGACGATGGCTTCGGTAGGAGAAAGTGACATCAATGAATTAGGAACTTGCAAAGGCAACATTTTAATTGTTGATGACCTCCCAGAAAATCTGCGTTTTCTAACAGAAATTCTCGCTAAGGAGGGGTACAAAGTTCGCGGCGTCACCAATGGTTTGATGGCCTTGAGGACGGTTCGCCATTATCCCCCCGATGCTATATTGCTGGATATTAAAATGCCCGACATGGACGGCTATCAAGTCTGCGAAGCCCTTAAATCGGATGAAAAAACCTCAGAAATTCCGATTATTTTCTTAAGCGCACTTGACCAAGTTTTTGATAAAGTCAAAGCTTTTAAGGTAGGGGGAGTTGACTACATCTCTAAACCTTTTCAGCCGGAAGAAGTGCTAGTTCGCCTGGAAACTCAGGTCACTATCCAACACCAAAAACGCCAGCTTAAAGAAGCAATCGAGCGACACCAGCAAACCGCAGAAATTGCCTACCAATCTCGCAGCCTGCTGGCAAATTTGCTCAACTCATCTCTGGATGGAATAGCCGCAGTACAGGCGGTGAGGGGAGATATCGCTGGAGAAATTGAAGATTTTCGCTGCTTGGTAGTTAACCCTGTCTTTGCCAGACTCTTAGGGAAAAAACGAACAGATCTCGCGGGCGAACCCGTGCTGAAAAAACTGCTTAATCACTTGAGTCCCGGATTGTTTGATTTATTAGTAGAGGTTGTTGAGACTGGAGAATCGCTTAAAGGAGAGGTTCATCTAGAAAGTGATTACCTTGGCAAATGCTATTATTTCACTGCTGTTAAATTGGGAGACGGTTGCTCAATTACCATCCGCGACCTTACAGACTTAAAACAGTCGGCATTAAAGTCAATGATTGAACAGAACCAACCGCGTACTAGCATCAAATAG